The Amyelois transitella isolate CPQ chromosome 20, ilAmyTran1.1, whole genome shotgun sequence genome has a segment encoding these proteins:
- the LOC106131456 gene encoding src substrate cortactin isoform X1 yields MMWKATTDIKPPAPEEADEWETDPDFINDVTEQEQRWGPAGRNVEAIDMAKLREEVLESDKLEKQKRYEQGPKPSYGYGGKFGVQSDRMDKSAVGHDYVGKTEKHVSQKDYAQGFGGKFGVQTDRMDKSAVGHEYVASVEKHASQTDHSRGFGGKFGVQTDRVDKSAAGWEHKEQVEKHPSQKDYSVGFGGKFGVQTDRKDASAVGWDHKEDAQHHHSQKDYALGFGGKFGVQTDRQDASAVGWEHHEKTPAHASQVDHKKGFGGKFGIESDRVDKSAHRFDEVEKVGTNYIKQKPDIGGAKPSTIRAKFENMAKEKEQVEKVGGFNKQRSNVSGAKPSSIGAKFENMAREKEQEALESVQKIRQQREQMDKKLSEKEKERLAQESQVQEPPPPAHSKAEVPAEVEVTKSKEVEPPKEEQQPNLPDVTLVGEPKEDREELSRQPTIVVSPVGWEGEAGGEQEEDEECYTARALYDYQAAAPDEISFDPDDLITNIVMIDEGWWQGLCKGAYGLFPANYVQLQDK; encoded by the exons atg atGTGGAAAGCAACCACGGACATCAAGCCTCCCGCTCCAGAGGAGGCAGACGAATGGGAGACCGACCCGGACTTTATTAACGATGTCACGGAGCAGGAACAGAGGTGGGGGCCTGCAGGACGCAACGTTGAGGCTATTGA TATGGCGAAGCTACGCGAAGAAGTGTTGGAATCTGACAAGTTAGAAAAACAGAAGAGATATGAACAAGGACCCAAACCTTCATATGG ttatGGCGGCAAGTTTGGCGTTCAGAGTGACCGCATGGACAAGTCTGCTGTTGGTCACGACTACGTAGGGAAAACTGAGAAACACGTCTCGCAGAAGGATTATGCTCAGG gtttcGGCGGTAAATTCGGCGTGCAAACAGACAGGATGGACAAATCCGCGGTCGGTCATGAGTATGTGGCCTCGGTTGAGAAGCACGCTTCACAGACTGATCATTCGAGAGGTTTCGGAGGAAAGTTCGGCGTGCAGACAGACAGAGTTGATAAG AGCGCAGCGGGCTGGGAACACAAGGAACAGGTAGAGAAACATCCGTCTCAGAAGGACTATTCGGTCGGTTTCGGCGGTAAATTCGGCGTACAGACAGACAGGAAGGACGCCTCGGCGGTCGGCTGGGACCACAAGGAGGACGCTCAGCATCATCACTCGCAGAAAG ACTACGCGCTGGGTTTCGGCGGTAAGTTCGGCGtgcagacagacagacaggacGCGTCCGCAGTCGGCTGGGAGCATCACGAGAAGACGCCGGCGCACGCTAGTCAAGTCGACCACAAGAAG GGTTTCGGCGGTAAGTTCGGCATCGAATCGGACAGGGTGGACAAATCCGCTCACCGTTTCGATGAGGTGGAGAAAGTGGGCACCAACTACATCAAACAGAAGCCGGACATCGGTGGCGCCAAGCCCTCCACCATCAGAGCCAAGTTTGAGAACATGGCTAAAGAGAAGGAACAG gtGGAGAAAGTAGGTGGCTTCAACAAGCAGAGGTCCAACGTCAGTGGAGCTAAACCTTCGTCTATTGGCGCTAAATTTGAGAACATGGCTAGAGAGAAAGAACAG GAGGCGCTAGAatcagtacaaaaaataagacaGCAGAGAGAACAGATGGACAAAAAACTTTCAGAAAAG gaGAAAGAACGTCTTGCGCAAGAGTCGCAAGTACAAgagccgccgccgcccgcacATTCCAAGGCGGAGGTGCCCGCTGAAG TTGAAGTGACGAAGTCCAAAGAAGTGGAACCTCCGAAGGAGGAGCAGCAGCCGAACTTGCCCGACGTCACCCTGGTCGGAGAACCCAAAGAGGATAGGGAAGAG TTGTCCCGGCAGCCCACGATCGTGGTGTCCCCCGTGGGCTGGGAGGGCGAGGCGGGCGGGGAGCAGGAGGAGGACGAGGAGTGCTACACTGCGCGTGCGCTGTACGACTACCAGGCGGCCGCGCCCGACGAGATATCCTTTGACCCC
- the LOC106131456 gene encoding src substrate cortactin isoform X2 translates to MWKATTDIKPPAPEEADEWETDPDFINDVTEQEQRWGPAGRNVEAIDMAKLREEVLESDKLEKQKRYEQGPKPSYGYGGKFGVQSDRMDKSAVGHDYVGKTEKHVSQKDYAQGFGGKFGVQTDRMDKSAVGHEYVASVEKHASQTDHSRGFGGKFGVQTDRVDKSAAGWEHKEQVEKHPSQKDYSVGFGGKFGVQTDRKDASAVGWDHKEDAQHHHSQKDYALGFGGKFGVQTDRQDASAVGWEHHEKTPAHASQVDHKKGFGGKFGIESDRVDKSAHRFDEVEKVGTNYIKQKPDIGGAKPSTIRAKFENMAKEKEQVEKVGGFNKQRSNVSGAKPSSIGAKFENMAREKEQEALESVQKIRQQREQMDKKLSEKEKERLAQESQVQEPPPPAHSKAEVPAEVEVTKSKEVEPPKEEQQPNLPDVTLVGEPKEDREELSRQPTIVVSPVGWEGEAGGEQEEDEECYTARALYDYQAAAPDEISFDPDDLITNIVMIDEGWWQGLCKGAYGLFPANYVQLQDK, encoded by the exons atGTGGAAAGCAACCACGGACATCAAGCCTCCCGCTCCAGAGGAGGCAGACGAATGGGAGACCGACCCGGACTTTATTAACGATGTCACGGAGCAGGAACAGAGGTGGGGGCCTGCAGGACGCAACGTTGAGGCTATTGA TATGGCGAAGCTACGCGAAGAAGTGTTGGAATCTGACAAGTTAGAAAAACAGAAGAGATATGAACAAGGACCCAAACCTTCATATGG ttatGGCGGCAAGTTTGGCGTTCAGAGTGACCGCATGGACAAGTCTGCTGTTGGTCACGACTACGTAGGGAAAACTGAGAAACACGTCTCGCAGAAGGATTATGCTCAGG gtttcGGCGGTAAATTCGGCGTGCAAACAGACAGGATGGACAAATCCGCGGTCGGTCATGAGTATGTGGCCTCGGTTGAGAAGCACGCTTCACAGACTGATCATTCGAGAGGTTTCGGAGGAAAGTTCGGCGTGCAGACAGACAGAGTTGATAAG AGCGCAGCGGGCTGGGAACACAAGGAACAGGTAGAGAAACATCCGTCTCAGAAGGACTATTCGGTCGGTTTCGGCGGTAAATTCGGCGTACAGACAGACAGGAAGGACGCCTCGGCGGTCGGCTGGGACCACAAGGAGGACGCTCAGCATCATCACTCGCAGAAAG ACTACGCGCTGGGTTTCGGCGGTAAGTTCGGCGtgcagacagacagacaggacGCGTCCGCAGTCGGCTGGGAGCATCACGAGAAGACGCCGGCGCACGCTAGTCAAGTCGACCACAAGAAG GGTTTCGGCGGTAAGTTCGGCATCGAATCGGACAGGGTGGACAAATCCGCTCACCGTTTCGATGAGGTGGAGAAAGTGGGCACCAACTACATCAAACAGAAGCCGGACATCGGTGGCGCCAAGCCCTCCACCATCAGAGCCAAGTTTGAGAACATGGCTAAAGAGAAGGAACAG gtGGAGAAAGTAGGTGGCTTCAACAAGCAGAGGTCCAACGTCAGTGGAGCTAAACCTTCGTCTATTGGCGCTAAATTTGAGAACATGGCTAGAGAGAAAGAACAG GAGGCGCTAGAatcagtacaaaaaataagacaGCAGAGAGAACAGATGGACAAAAAACTTTCAGAAAAG gaGAAAGAACGTCTTGCGCAAGAGTCGCAAGTACAAgagccgccgccgcccgcacATTCCAAGGCGGAGGTGCCCGCTGAAG TTGAAGTGACGAAGTCCAAAGAAGTGGAACCTCCGAAGGAGGAGCAGCAGCCGAACTTGCCCGACGTCACCCTGGTCGGAGAACCCAAAGAGGATAGGGAAGAG TTGTCCCGGCAGCCCACGATCGTGGTGTCCCCCGTGGGCTGGGAGGGCGAGGCGGGCGGGGAGCAGGAGGAGGACGAGGAGTGCTACACTGCGCGTGCGCTGTACGACTACCAGGCGGCCGCGCCCGACGAGATATCCTTTGACCCC